One Candidatus Korarchaeum sp. genomic region harbors:
- a CDS encoding sulfurtransferase TusA family protein, with protein sequence MTKPVDLRNMRSPRAIVQIAKIVSKSPPGETISFLVGDKESIDDIYDWVERTGHIIRSVSERDGYWLVQITKKGG encoded by the coding sequence TTGACTAAGCCGGTGGACCTCAGGAACATGAGGAGCCCTAGGGCCATAGTGCAGATAGCTAAGATAGTCAGCAAGTCCCCACCTGGAGAGACTATCAGCTTTTTAGTCGGTGATAAGGAGAGCATCGATGACATCTATGATTGGGTTGAGAGGACCGGTCACATAATCAGGTCCGTCTCCGAGAGGGATGGTTACTGGCTCGTCCAGATAACGAAGAAGGGGGGATAA
- the metG gene encoding methionine--tRNA ligase subunit beta, with translation MSQVPFSEFKKLDIRIGEVIEAERIEGSKKLVKLMVDLGGERRQLVAGIAEYYEPKDLVGRQIVVVTNLERRRFMGVESQGMLLAAVVGGRPVLIGPEERVPPGTPVS, from the coding sequence ATGTCCCAAGTCCCGTTCTCCGAATTCAAGAAGCTAGACATCAGGATTGGGGAAGTAATAGAAGCCGAGAGGATAGAGGGGAGCAAGAAATTGGTTAAATTGATGGTGGATCTGGGTGGTGAGAGGAGACAGCTCGTCGCGGGTATAGCTGAGTACTACGAACCTAAGGACCTGGTAGGGAGGCAGATCGTTGTGGTCACGAACCTCGAGAGGAGGAGGTTCATGGGAGTGGAGTCTCAGGGAATGCTTCTAGCAGCTGTGGTTGGTGGGAGGCCTGTCCTGATAGGGCCCGAGGAGAGGGTGCCTCCGGGGACCCCGGTGTCCTAG
- a CDS encoding adenosylhomocysteinase, whose protein sequence is MPKVKDPSLAERGRRSIEWARAHMPVLSEISRRFLRERPLEGIKISASMHVTKETAVLMLALMDGGAYVFLAPSNPLSTQDDVAAALADEGIEVYAWRGMSDSDYLWAIEECLKAKPDITMDDGGDLTVIAHEKGYADGIAGGTEETTTGIMRERALEREGKLRYPIIAVNDAETKRNFDNVYGTGQSTIDGILRATNVMLAGKWFVVAGYGYVGRGIASRARGMGAKVIVTEVDPIRALMAAMDGFIVMPMREAAKIGDIFVTATGNRDVIRAEHLSLMRDGALLANAGHFDVEVSLKELELMALSKRDLRENLTEYLLPNGRRVYLLANGRLVNLVAAEGHPSEVMDMSFANQALSVEFLIRKRGEIPPQVIPVPRFIDEEVARIKLRSMGIEIDTLTREQEDYLRSWRV, encoded by the coding sequence TTGCCGAAGGTGAAGGACCCGAGCCTCGCCGAGAGGGGTAGGAGGTCGATAGAGTGGGCTAGAGCACACATGCCAGTGTTATCGGAGATATCCAGGAGGTTCCTGAGGGAGAGGCCTCTGGAGGGTATCAAGATATCGGCTAGCATGCATGTAACGAAGGAGACAGCGGTGCTAATGCTCGCTCTCATGGATGGGGGTGCTTATGTCTTCCTCGCACCATCAAACCCGTTATCGACTCAGGACGATGTTGCAGCTGCCCTAGCGGATGAGGGTATAGAAGTTTACGCTTGGAGGGGTATGTCTGACTCAGACTACCTGTGGGCTATAGAGGAATGTCTGAAGGCTAAGCCAGACATAACTATGGACGATGGAGGGGATCTAACCGTGATAGCTCACGAGAAAGGTTACGCTGATGGAATAGCCGGAGGCACTGAGGAGACCACCACCGGGATCATGAGGGAGAGGGCGCTGGAGAGGGAGGGGAAGCTCAGGTACCCTATAATAGCTGTGAATGATGCTGAGACGAAGAGGAACTTTGATAACGTTTACGGCACTGGGCAGAGCACGATAGACGGTATACTGAGAGCTACCAATGTCATGCTCGCGGGTAAGTGGTTCGTGGTAGCGGGCTACGGTTACGTCGGGAGGGGGATCGCCTCCAGAGCCCGGGGAATGGGAGCCAAGGTCATAGTAACGGAGGTTGACCCCATAAGAGCTCTGATGGCTGCTATGGACGGCTTCATAGTCATGCCAATGCGTGAAGCTGCTAAGATCGGGGATATCTTCGTCACAGCTACCGGTAACAGGGATGTGATAAGGGCTGAGCACTTGAGCCTGATGAGGGACGGCGCCCTGCTAGCGAACGCTGGTCACTTCGATGTGGAGGTCTCGCTGAAGGAACTTGAGCTCATGGCCCTATCTAAGAGGGATCTGAGGGAGAACCTGACTGAGTACCTACTCCCTAACGGTAGGAGGGTCTACCTACTCGCGAATGGGAGGTTAGTGAATTTGGTAGCCGCTGAGGGGCACCCGAGTGAGGTAATGGATATGAGCTTCGCTAACCAAGCGTTAAGCGTCGAGTTCCTGATCAGGAAGAGGGGAGAGATCCCGCCTCAGGTCATCCCGGTACCCAGGTTCATCGACGAGGAGGTAGCTAGGATAAAGCTCAGGTCCATGGGCATCGAGATAGACACCCTCACGCGAGAGCAGGAGGATTACCTTAGAAGCTGGCGGGTCTGA
- a CDS encoding CoA-binding protein yields MKASLDVFFKPYSVAIVGASRNEEKVGHVILRRMIEIGFQGRLYPVNPSAEEILNIKCYPSLSQIPDRVDLVVVAVRAEATPEIMKEAADKGAKGALVVSGGFSEVGNSELERKLVETAKRHGIRIIGPNCLGIFDPKNKVDTLFLPEKVMPRPKEGGVAVLTQSGSLGSTLLTMMRKEGIGISKFVSYGNRADVDEGELVEYLMDDEDTKVIAAYVESVADGRKFMESIRRASERKPVVILKGGRTQSGNRAVRSHTGSLAGSSEIFHSAVRQSGGVVVSDLSGFLDSPMTLASQPPLMGDRVAVVTNGGGFGILAVDALESLGFQLNPPSEKLERRLREVLPPYYPVGNPTDLTGDSTPEQFLEVGRAFSESGEYDAVLLIPLFGVPAMIPERTLEALSELLKCSRIPLVAVAVPTTEEVEDVLRELRRRGLPVFPTPERAAQALLSLRQYGESLKRLSRSESDGPLT; encoded by the coding sequence ATGAAAGCGTCCTTAGATGTCTTCTTCAAGCCGTATTCCGTCGCGATAGTAGGGGCTTCCAGGAATGAGGAGAAGGTAGGGCACGTCATATTGAGGAGGATGATCGAGATAGGGTTCCAGGGAAGACTATACCCGGTCAATCCGAGTGCCGAGGAGATCCTGAACATCAAATGCTACCCATCGCTCTCCCAGATCCCGGACAGGGTGGATCTGGTGGTGGTGGCTGTCAGAGCCGAGGCAACCCCGGAGATCATGAAGGAGGCAGCTGATAAAGGGGCCAAAGGAGCTTTAGTCGTCTCTGGAGGGTTCTCGGAGGTAGGTAACTCCGAATTGGAGAGGAAGCTCGTCGAGACCGCTAAGAGACATGGAATAAGGATAATCGGACCCAATTGTTTGGGCATATTCGATCCTAAGAATAAAGTGGACACGCTCTTCCTCCCGGAAAAAGTCATGCCTAGGCCAAAGGAGGGAGGCGTAGCTGTCCTCACTCAGAGCGGGAGCCTAGGCAGCACCTTGCTGACCATGATGAGGAAGGAGGGCATAGGGATAAGTAAGTTCGTGAGTTACGGTAACAGGGCTGATGTGGATGAGGGGGAGCTGGTAGAGTACCTGATGGACGATGAGGATACTAAGGTGATAGCCGCTTACGTAGAGAGCGTTGCTGATGGTAGAAAGTTCATGGAGTCGATCAGGAGAGCATCTGAGAGGAAGCCGGTGGTGATACTGAAGGGTGGAAGGACCCAGTCCGGTAACAGGGCCGTGAGGAGCCACACGGGATCGCTGGCTGGGAGCAGCGAGATATTCCACTCCGCCGTCAGGCAGAGCGGTGGAGTGGTGGTGAGTGACCTGAGCGGCTTCTTGGATTCCCCCATGACGCTGGCGTCGCAGCCCCCGTTGATGGGGGATAGAGTGGCCGTCGTAACGAACGGTGGGGGCTTCGGTATACTCGCTGTCGACGCCCTGGAATCCCTAGGCTTTCAGCTGAACCCACCCTCGGAGAAGCTCGAGAGGAGGCTGAGGGAAGTGCTCCCTCCGTACTATCCGGTCGGCAATCCGACTGACCTCACGGGGGACTCCACGCCGGAGCAGTTCCTCGAGGTAGGAAGGGCATTCTCCGAGAGCGGGGAGTACGACGCGGTACTCCTGATCCCGTTGTTTGGGGTGCCCGCTATGATACCTGAGAGGACCTTGGAGGCGTTGTCCGAGCTCCTGAAATGCTCCAGGATACCCCTAGTCGCAGTAGCTGTCCCTACTACAGAGGAGGTGGAGGATGTCTTGAGGGAGCTTAGGAGGAGAGGATTGCCCGTTTTCCCGACCCCGGAAAGGGCTGCACAAGCTCTTCTCTCACTCAGACAGTATGGAGAGTCGCTGAAGAGACTCTCACGATCGGAATCCGACGGGCCGCTAACTTGA
- a CDS encoding radical SAM protein produces MEELPLGALRVRGWSIGCDLCWKGAKSVLFITGECPLYPSCFYCTIAEWRRGKRDLVIVNERVISDPSDVIEDVKLSSSLGIGITGGEPLLVPERVSSYVKLLKETFGKGFHVHIYTNSLGADERNLSILYDAGVDEIRFHTWNERDWEKIKLAVSIGFSVGAEMPSIPMDPWIKKLKSLSRFLDGIGADFLNLNELEFTPSNREKLLSMGMRPRADDEVGVEGSSEAAREVLEYLERETGMMGYFCPALQKEYQVRMRWMRRAVSVAREYETPTDEGTLIYGEVTGPEELLVSIRRKYGGLLKDGVLLMDADSFERASRELKKLNLSGRLVEVMPTEERRVLQVYPLDFVLRNRRKR; encoded by the coding sequence ATGGAGGAACTGCCTTTAGGCGCCCTTAGAGTAAGAGGATGGAGTATCGGATGCGATCTTTGTTGGAAAGGGGCCAAAAGCGTTCTCTTCATCACGGGGGAGTGCCCTCTCTACCCTAGCTGTTTCTACTGCACGATAGCTGAGTGGAGGAGGGGCAAGAGGGATCTCGTGATCGTGAACGAGAGGGTTATCTCGGACCCCTCGGATGTGATAGAGGACGTCAAGCTGAGTTCTTCCTTGGGTATTGGAATTACGGGTGGAGAGCCTCTCCTAGTTCCTGAGAGGGTTTCAAGTTACGTTAAACTCCTCAAGGAGACTTTCGGTAAGGGATTCCACGTACACATCTACACTAACTCCCTGGGTGCTGATGAGAGGAACCTTTCCATCCTCTACGATGCTGGGGTAGACGAGATCAGGTTCCATACTTGGAATGAGAGGGATTGGGAGAAGATCAAGTTAGCTGTCTCAATAGGGTTCTCCGTGGGTGCTGAGATGCCATCAATACCCATGGATCCTTGGATTAAGAAGCTTAAGAGCCTCTCCAGATTCTTGGATGGCATTGGAGCCGATTTCCTGAACTTGAACGAGCTCGAATTCACGCCCTCAAATAGGGAGAAGCTTCTGAGCATGGGGATGAGGCCCAGGGCCGATGATGAGGTAGGAGTCGAGGGGAGCTCGGAGGCCGCTAGGGAGGTGCTGGAGTACTTGGAGAGGGAGACCGGCATGATGGGTTACTTCTGTCCCGCATTGCAGAAGGAGTATCAGGTCAGGATGAGGTGGATGAGAAGAGCTGTGAGCGTAGCTAGGGAGTACGAGACCCCTACGGATGAGGGAACGCTCATCTACGGTGAGGTCACCGGACCCGAGGAACTCCTAGTTTCGATAAGAAGGAAGTACGGTGGTCTCCTTAAGGATGGGGTTCTCCTAATGGACGCTGATTCCTTCGAGAGGGCATCAAGGGAATTGAAGAAACTGAACCTGAGCGGTAGGCTGGTCGAAGTGATGCCGACCGAGGAAAGGAGGGTCCTGCAGGTATATCCTCTGGATTTCGTTCTGAGAAATAGGAGGAAGAGGTGA
- a CDS encoding MBL fold metallo-hydrolase — translation MAKLTITALGGTREVGKSALLLEAGRTKVLLDYGMKLIPKQHPEFPPVPEEVDAVLLTHAHLDHSGSLPRLVSHGKEVPVYALDITKYYTELLLYDTIKVAKARGHDVGYGAREISRTLENFRQVEFNVPFRVGDMEVIAIDAGHIPGSAMFYVNYNGTSLLYTGDFNTVESRLMPAARLEDVPKVDILITESTYAKREHPPRDRQELLLRDTVIETINGGGTAIIAGFAIGRLLEVAMALRARGFRGNLFLDGMARKSTEITAEFSNRVRNYDEMRMTIRSLLPVRDWGMRERISKSPSVVLTTSGMLEGGPVHYYLKEKKDDENSTLTLTGYQVDGSEGRRLLEEGKMEIEGEEDWVNMKVNQLNFSAHASRSGILKLIRELEPEHLIVVHGDRTIDFAVEVEERMGISSQAPEIGETIDF, via the coding sequence GTGGCTAAGCTGACGATAACAGCCTTAGGGGGCACTAGGGAAGTCGGTAAGAGCGCGCTATTGCTTGAGGCTGGTAGGACTAAGGTCCTACTTGATTATGGGATGAAACTAATACCCAAGCAGCACCCCGAGTTCCCCCCAGTACCTGAGGAGGTCGATGCGGTACTGCTGACCCACGCCCACTTGGATCACTCGGGCTCCCTACCCAGGCTCGTCAGTCACGGGAAGGAAGTACCGGTATACGCGTTAGATATAACGAAGTACTACACGGAGCTCCTGCTCTACGACACTATAAAGGTCGCGAAGGCCAGAGGTCATGATGTGGGTTATGGAGCTAGGGAGATCAGCAGGACCCTCGAGAACTTCAGACAGGTAGAGTTCAATGTCCCCTTCAGGGTAGGGGATATGGAGGTTATCGCTATAGATGCCGGGCACATCCCCGGGAGTGCGATGTTCTACGTGAACTACAACGGTACTTCCCTGCTTTACACGGGGGACTTCAACACGGTTGAGTCCAGGTTGATGCCAGCCGCGCGCCTGGAGGACGTACCCAAGGTGGACATACTGATCACGGAGTCGACTTACGCGAAGAGAGAGCATCCACCGAGAGATAGACAGGAATTACTGCTCAGAGACACCGTGATAGAGACGATAAACGGAGGAGGTACCGCGATAATAGCTGGTTTCGCGATAGGTAGGCTCCTCGAGGTCGCTATGGCCCTCAGGGCTAGGGGCTTCAGGGGGAACCTCTTCCTAGATGGCATGGCTAGGAAGAGCACCGAGATAACGGCCGAGTTCTCGAACAGGGTGAGGAACTACGATGAGATGAGGATGACGATAAGGAGCCTACTCCCGGTGAGGGATTGGGGGATGAGGGAGAGGATCTCCAAGAGCCCAAGCGTCGTCCTCACGACTTCGGGGATGCTGGAGGGAGGGCCCGTGCACTACTACTTGAAGGAGAAGAAGGACGATGAGAACAGCACTCTAACACTAACCGGTTATCAAGTTGACGGGTCTGAGGGAAGGAGGTTGCTAGAGGAGGGGAAGATGGAGATAGAGGGAGAGGAAGACTGGGTGAATATGAAAGTCAACCAGCTTAACTTCTCAGCTCATGCCAGTAGATCGGGTATCCTTAAACTGATCCGAGAACTCGAGCCGGAACACCTAATCGTTGTTCACGGTGATAGAACCATCGATTTCGCTGTAGAAGTTGAGGAAAGGATGGGGATAAGTTCACAGGCTCCGGAGATAGGGGAGACAATAGATTTCTGA
- the rimI gene encoding ribosomal protein S18-alanine N-acetyltransferase gives MLPNYRIRLFKPEDLEDVERINRIFLPENYPSYFFMENYRRFPNSFLVAETDEGKIVGYVMCRVEPHYIKGITLILGHVLSIAVSKEHRRRGIGEALMLKAEEGLLTYGSEVIYLEVRVSNEPAIRLYEKLGYKKLGIIPFYYADGEDAFLMYKVVKEGLDDSLVYQALGRRVTS, from the coding sequence ATGCTGCCCAACTACAGGATAAGATTGTTCAAGCCGGAGGACCTGGAGGACGTTGAGAGGATAAACAGGATATTTCTACCCGAGAACTACCCAAGCTACTTCTTCATGGAGAACTACAGGAGGTTCCCGAATAGTTTCCTCGTTGCTGAGACTGATGAGGGCAAGATAGTCGGATATGTGATGTGCAGGGTTGAGCCTCACTACATCAAGGGCATCACGTTGATCTTAGGGCACGTCCTCTCGATTGCCGTGAGCAAGGAGCACAGGAGGAGAGGGATAGGTGAAGCTCTGATGCTGAAAGCAGAGGAGGGATTGCTCACATACGGATCAGAAGTTATCTACTTAGAGGTTAGAGTCTCCAATGAGCCTGCGATAAGGTTATATGAGAAGTTGGGTTACAAGAAGCTTGGGATAATCCCCTTCTATTACGCGGATGGGGAGGATGCCTTCCTCATGTACAAGGTGGTTAAGGAGGGTTTGGACGATTCCCTGGTATACCAAGCTCTGGGGAGGAGAGTCACCTCTTGA
- a CDS encoding PspA/IM30 family protein — translation MSGFWERLRVNIEAKLNKLFDRFEDPREQLDYAYDKLVQQLHNVEIALSRAIAARKKLEFELARIDEKIKDMDEKAMRALKVGREDLAKQALERKLVLSQQRSVLEGRINDMKADEEKLLSVRDNLKTKIDLFKAKKEQLKAEYEASKAQVEVQGMVTGLSEDFASAARIIERSEEKVSEMKARAAALDELIATGGALDLLEPEEKDVIERELGKIELQAQLEEELRRLKEKVGG, via the coding sequence ATGTCCGGGTTCTGGGAGAGACTCAGAGTGAATATAGAGGCGAAGTTGAACAAGCTCTTCGACAGGTTCGAGGACCCCAGGGAGCAGTTGGATTACGCCTACGATAAGCTAGTCCAACAGCTCCACAACGTGGAGATAGCGCTCTCTCGAGCTATCGCAGCTAGGAAGAAGCTCGAGTTCGAGCTCGCGAGGATCGATGAGAAGATAAAGGATATGGACGAGAAGGCGATGAGGGCCCTTAAGGTCGGGAGGGAGGACCTAGCTAAGCAGGCGCTTGAGAGGAAGCTCGTGCTATCGCAACAGAGGAGCGTCCTCGAGGGAAGGATAAACGATATGAAGGCAGATGAGGAGAAGCTCCTATCCGTTAGGGATAACTTGAAGACAAAGATAGATCTCTTCAAAGCTAAGAAGGAGCAGCTGAAGGCAGAGTACGAGGCCTCGAAAGCCCAGGTTGAAGTTCAGGGGATGGTGACAGGTCTCTCAGAGGACTTCGCCTCAGCTGCTAGGATAATCGAGAGATCTGAGGAGAAGGTGAGCGAAATGAAGGCGAGAGCTGCAGCCCTAGATGAGCTCATAGCTACTGGAGGAGCCTTGGATCTCCTCGAACCGGAGGAGAAGGATGTCATTGAGAGGGAGCTCGGTAAGATCGAGCTCCAAGCTCAGCTGGAGGAGGAGCTGAGGAGACTCAAGGAGAAGGTAGGGGGTTAA